One segment of Anatilimnocola aggregata DNA contains the following:
- a CDS encoding DUF1501 domain-containing protein — MRSKGFSRREVLTIGALGLGGLALPDLLRAESASGVRSSKKAIIMIYMCGAPPHQDMYDLKMDAPAEIRGEFQPIDTNVPGIRICEHLPRLARIMDKLVPIRTVVVRPTAVTIRSSVTPVAHSYSPPAAGRRGERRSRNC; from the coding sequence GTGCGCAGCAAGGGATTCTCCCGGCGCGAAGTGCTGACGATTGGCGCTTTGGGCTTGGGAGGCCTGGCCCTGCCCGATCTGCTGCGGGCGGAGTCAGCCAGCGGCGTTCGCTCGTCGAAGAAGGCGATCATCATGATCTACATGTGCGGCGCGCCGCCGCATCAGGACATGTACGATCTGAAGATGGACGCCCCGGCGGAAATCCGCGGCGAATTTCAGCCGATAGACACAAACGTGCCGGGCATTCGCATTTGTGAACACCTGCCCCGGCTGGCGCGGATTATGGACAAGCTGGTCCCCATCCGCACGGTGGTGGTTCGCCCAACGGCAGTCACGATTCGTTCATCTGTTACACCGGTCGCTCATTCCTACAGCCCCCCGGCGGCTGGCCGTCGGGGGGAGCGACGCTCTCGAAACTGCTGA
- a CDS encoding group I truncated hemoglobin, giving the protein MTQNSLSIYERLGGVYSIAAVVDDFIDRIMVNPALNANAKVDEAHHRVSKAGFKYLVTEMVCWATGGPQKYTGKSMRESHEHLAITEPEWQVFLQDFQDSLDKFQVPQAEQRELFAIVASTKRDIVVP; this is encoded by the coding sequence ATGACCCAAAATTCACTTTCCATCTACGAGCGGTTAGGCGGTGTTTACAGCATCGCAGCCGTGGTCGATGACTTCATCGACCGGATCATGGTCAACCCGGCGCTGAATGCGAACGCGAAGGTCGACGAGGCTCACCACCGCGTGTCGAAGGCGGGCTTCAAATATCTGGTTACCGAAATGGTCTGCTGGGCCACCGGCGGACCCCAGAAGTACACCGGCAAGAGCATGCGCGAATCGCACGAGCACCTGGCCATTACCGAGCCGGAATGGCAGGTATTTCTTCAGGACTTTCAGGACTCGCTCGACAAGTTTCAGGTTCCTCAAGCCGAGCAGCGGGAGTTGTTCGCGATTGTCGCGAGCACGAAAAGGGATATCGTCGTGCCGTAA
- a CDS encoding alkaline phosphatase D family protein yields the protein MRYRIGLFGLCVLGITAGSLWAQVAQPAAQQQQAAVQPGEPLSRLAFGSCAKQDKPQLIWDAVIETKPQLFLLLGDNIYGDTQDMQVLRDKWNLLGAQPGYQRLKKSCPILATWDDHDYGANDAGAEYPEKRESQQIFHDFFGVPPNSPRRKYEGVYHAQVFGPPGKRVQIILLDVRYFRSPLVKGFKPGEPGDGYRGVYLPNDDPAATILGEAQWKWLAEQLREPAELRLICSGTQILPDEHGSECWGNFPRERKKLFATIRESQAKGVVLLSGDRHLAELMKLAPEEAGIGYPLYEATSSSLNAPSGNVTKAGVRFANEINRYRVGLTFFDINFGNVLIDWNQPDPLVRVQVREEQGQVVLQQQILLSQLQK from the coding sequence ATGCGTTACCGAATTGGTCTGTTTGGGCTCTGCGTCTTGGGGATCACTGCCGGATCACTCTGGGCCCAAGTCGCCCAGCCGGCTGCGCAGCAGCAGCAGGCCGCTGTGCAGCCTGGCGAGCCGCTGAGTCGCCTCGCCTTTGGTTCGTGCGCCAAGCAGGACAAACCGCAACTCATCTGGGACGCGGTGATCGAAACTAAGCCGCAGCTGTTCTTGTTGCTGGGAGACAACATTTACGGCGACACCCAGGACATGCAGGTGTTACGCGACAAGTGGAACCTGCTCGGCGCTCAGCCCGGCTATCAGCGGCTCAAGAAGTCCTGTCCGATTCTGGCCACCTGGGATGATCACGATTACGGTGCCAACGACGCCGGCGCGGAATATCCGGAGAAGCGCGAATCGCAGCAGATCTTTCACGATTTCTTCGGTGTCCCGCCCAACAGTCCGCGGCGCAAGTACGAAGGTGTGTATCACGCGCAGGTGTTTGGTCCGCCGGGCAAACGCGTGCAGATCATCCTGCTCGACGTCCGCTATTTTCGCAGTCCGCTCGTCAAGGGTTTCAAGCCCGGCGAACCGGGGGACGGTTACCGCGGCGTGTATCTTCCCAATGACGATCCTGCCGCGACCATCCTCGGCGAGGCGCAGTGGAAGTGGCTCGCGGAGCAACTGCGTGAGCCGGCCGAGTTGCGTTTGATTTGCTCCGGTACACAGATTCTGCCGGACGAGCATGGTTCGGAATGCTGGGGCAACTTCCCCCGAGAACGCAAGAAGCTGTTCGCGACCATTCGCGAGTCGCAGGCCAAGGGTGTGGTGCTCCTCAGCGGCGATCGGCATCTCGCGGAGTTGATGAAACTGGCCCCGGAGGAAGCCGGCATTGGCTATCCGCTGTACGAAGCGACCTCCAGCAGCCTGAATGCCCCCAGCGGCAATGTGACGAAGGCCGGCGTGCGCTTCGCCAACGAGATCAATCGCTATCGAGTGGGCCTGACGTTCTTCGACATTAACTTCGGTAACGTCCTGATTGATTGGAATCAGCCTGACCCGCTCGTGCGCGTGCAAGTCCGAGAAGAACAAGGCCAGGTGGTGCTCCAGCAGCAGATCTTGCTCAGTCAACTGCAAAAGTAG
- a CDS encoding DUF1501 domain-containing protein: protein MQTQVALPPLLNVGRRRWLLQAGLGALTGLSVPQLLRARAVAAERGREKSQAAVIQIWLSGGPSQIDTWDPKPEMPAEIRGPYQPIATSVPGISLCEHLPLQAAMMEKFAIIRSMDASASNHSPITFQAANPRAQRTETGRQGGGYPSMGSVAAKFHGANQPGMPPFVALAKSLVSDIYGAGDLGQAFEPLDGLNVNGRFAMPEGLSIDRLQDRAALRQKMDRFEQRVATAQGFGDQDRSVREAFDLVLGGAAQRAFDLSQESEATRDRFGRDSLGEKLLLARRLVEAGVTYITLSDAWGHWDHHGDEVRWGGIVKGLTPMLPVLDRAITTLIKDLDERGLLDNTLVIVAGEFGRSPIMTKTAGRDHWPAVMSLLLAGGGIRGGQVIGSTDRRGGEIRDRPLGPGDLAATVFHHLGIDPYDHWISTSGRPTPLVETGKPIAELF from the coding sequence ATGCAAACGCAGGTTGCTCTCCCTCCCCTTTTGAACGTCGGCCGCCGGCGCTGGCTCCTGCAGGCTGGGCTGGGTGCTCTGACGGGGCTATCCGTTCCGCAACTCCTGCGAGCGCGAGCAGTAGCGGCGGAGCGCGGCCGGGAAAAATCACAGGCGGCAGTCATTCAAATCTGGTTGTCCGGCGGCCCGAGCCAGATCGATACCTGGGACCCGAAGCCGGAGATGCCAGCGGAGATCCGTGGGCCGTATCAGCCGATCGCTACTTCGGTGCCCGGCATTTCGCTCTGCGAACACTTGCCGCTGCAGGCGGCGATGATGGAGAAGTTTGCCATCATCCGCTCGATGGATGCCAGCGCGAGTAATCATTCTCCGATCACGTTTCAAGCGGCGAATCCTCGCGCGCAGCGGACCGAAACCGGACGCCAAGGAGGTGGCTATCCCTCGATGGGTTCCGTCGCGGCGAAGTTCCACGGCGCCAACCAGCCAGGGATGCCGCCGTTCGTTGCGTTAGCGAAGAGCCTGGTCAGCGATATCTACGGCGCGGGCGACTTGGGGCAGGCGTTCGAGCCGCTCGACGGGCTCAATGTCAACGGCCGGTTCGCCATGCCGGAAGGCCTAAGCATCGATCGCTTGCAGGATCGGGCCGCCCTGCGACAGAAGATGGATCGGTTCGAGCAGCGAGTTGCCACAGCTCAGGGGTTTGGCGATCAAGACCGCAGTGTGCGTGAAGCGTTTGACCTCGTGCTCGGCGGAGCCGCTCAACGGGCTTTCGATTTGAGCCAGGAATCGGAGGCCACCCGCGATCGCTTCGGCCGGGACTCGCTCGGCGAGAAACTGCTGCTCGCGCGGCGGCTCGTAGAAGCCGGCGTGACCTACATCACGCTCAGTGATGCCTGGGGGCACTGGGATCATCACGGCGATGAAGTTCGCTGGGGCGGCATCGTGAAAGGCTTGACGCCGATGCTGCCAGTCCTCGATCGCGCGATCACGACGCTGATCAAAGATCTCGACGAGCGCGGCTTGCTGGACAACACCCTTGTGATCGTCGCGGGCGAGTTCGGCCGCAGTCCGATCATGACCAAAACAGCCGGCCGCGATCACTGGCCGGCGGTGATGTCGCTGCTGCTCGCCGGCGGCGGTATTCGGGGTGGACAGGTGATTGGCAGCACCGATCGTCGCGGCGGTGAAATCCGCGACCGTCCGCTCGGCCCCGGCGATCTGGCCGCCACCGTGTTCCACCACTTGGGCATCGACCCCTACGACCATTGGATCAGTACCTCTGGCCGGCCAACACCGCTGGTCGAAACGGGGAAGCCGATTGCCGAATTGTTTTGA
- a CDS encoding threonine ammonia-lyase translates to MPPTRRVWLKDYGWTPAGSFKLLGALNWMANSLDRIGDRPVAAHSSGSFASGIAFAGMRYQKRVIVVMPETAPRIKFERTRSFAAEICTYDIARDHETGERDRITREIAEQEQAVQASPYDDPFVIAGNGVGALEVVQDLQRTGRGVSHFYCPISGGGLMAGQALAIADGFPAAQIIGVEPAGADDFRQSLAAGSIVRLAKPTSICDGLLSYDVGHHNWPILQQLVRQSLAIPDTATQQAMKWLYDQHGLRTEPSGAITVAGLLGGQIDLTGDGDIVVVISGRNVDESEFRRFVGD, encoded by the coding sequence TTGCCACCGACGCGGCGCGTCTGGCTCAAGGACTATGGCTGGACCCCCGCCGGCTCGTTCAAGCTCCTCGGCGCGCTGAACTGGATGGCGAATTCACTGGATCGGATCGGCGACCGCCCCGTGGCAGCGCATTCTTCCGGCAGCTTTGCCTCGGGGATTGCGTTTGCGGGCATGCGTTACCAGAAGCGCGTGATTGTCGTCATGCCGGAGACCGCGCCGCGGATCAAGTTTGAACGCACCCGCTCCTTCGCCGCGGAGATCTGCACCTACGACATTGCCCGCGATCACGAGACGGGCGAGCGCGACCGGATCACGCGCGAGATCGCCGAGCAAGAACAGGCCGTGCAGGCTTCGCCTTACGACGATCCCTTTGTGATTGCCGGCAACGGCGTGGGCGCTTTGGAGGTTGTTCAGGACCTGCAGCGCACGGGGCGCGGCGTTTCACATTTTTATTGCCCGATCAGCGGCGGCGGATTGATGGCGGGTCAGGCTCTTGCCATCGCCGACGGCTTTCCTGCAGCACAGATCATCGGCGTCGAACCCGCTGGGGCGGATGATTTTCGCCAGTCGCTCGCAGCGGGCTCGATCGTGCGGCTCGCGAAGCCGACCAGCATCTGCGATGGCCTGCTGTCCTACGATGTCGGCCACCATAACTGGCCGATCCTCCAGCAACTCGTTCGGCAGTCGCTGGCGATTCCGGACACAGCGACGCAGCAAGCGATGAAATGGCTCTACGACCAGCACGGTCTGCGAACCGAACCTTCCGGCGCCATTACCGTAGCTGGATTGCTGGGCGGCCAGATCGATCTGACGGGCGACGGCGACATCGTCGTCGTGATCAGCGGCCGCAACGTGGATGAGAGCGAGTTTCGGAGGTTTGTTGGCGATTAA